A genomic stretch from Actinomycetota bacterium includes:
- a CDS encoding DUF2071 domain-containing protein, with amino-acid sequence MSPSGLDRFTTAQVDVENFALITHAVPVERLRRVVPDRFTLETFESECGREIGFISASSFCNHQIHWSAARYPAHDFDQSTFRTYVTHRGRRGAYFFGTYVSTRASFIAQIAVAANTHLAEFDVDIDLQEDGYASYSSRAVTAQGELHFELEARGAPEAKPPFATGLEHSEFITYRLHGFSRPPLGGVSYGPIEHRHMDPWSGQLISGRFDMWEELGLLPRDEWDTPFSVLVEPSVRFTLHPPRPAGA; translated from the coding sequence TTGAGCCCGTCCGGTCTCGATCGCTTCACCACCGCGCAGGTAGACGTAGAGAATTTCGCGTTGATCACGCACGCGGTACCGGTGGAACGGTTGCGGCGCGTGGTGCCCGATCGGTTCACCCTCGAGACATTCGAGTCGGAGTGCGGGCGCGAGATCGGGTTCATCTCCGCGAGCAGCTTCTGCAACCATCAGATCCACTGGTCCGCAGCGCGTTATCCGGCACATGATTTCGACCAAAGCACTTTTCGCACCTACGTGACGCACCGCGGTCGCCGGGGGGCCTACTTCTTCGGCACCTACGTAAGCACCCGCGCATCCTTCATCGCGCAGATCGCCGTTGCCGCGAACACGCATCTAGCGGAGTTCGACGTGGACATAGATCTACAGGAGGACGGATACGCCTCGTATTCGTCGCGCGCTGTGACCGCGCAGGGAGAGCTCCACTTCGAGCTGGAGGCACGCGGCGCTCCGGAAGCGAAGCCTCCTTTCGCCACGGGCCTCGAGCATTCGGAGTTCATTACCTATCGTCTTCACGGGTTCTCGCGGCCCCCGCTCGGAGGAGTGTCGTATGGGCCGATCGAGCATCGGCACATGGATCCGTGGTCCGGGCAGCTCATCAGCGGGCGCTTCGATATGTGGGAGGAGCTGGGGCTCTTGCCGCGAGACGAGTGGGACACACCTTTCTCTGTGCTGGTCGAGCCATCTGTGCGCTTCACGCTGCACCCACCGCGCCCCGCCGGTGCCTAG
- the galE gene encoding UDP-glucose 4-epimerase GalE, with the protein MSKILVTGGAGYIGSHTCVELLENDHDLVVIDSLDNSSEEALTRVQELTGRSLTFHQVDLVDAAKTDEIFAEGGFDAVVHFAGLKAVGESTEIPLRYYQNNLIGTLNLLDSMTRHGVRDLVFSSSATVYGEPETVPITEDARLGATNPYGRTKLFIEEICRDVAAVGDQAWRIILLRYFNPVGAHPSGRMGEDPSGIPNNLMPFIMQVAVGRRERLKVFGNDYPTPDGTGVRDYIHVVDLAQGHLAALESLGNIEGCVAVNLGTGRGYSVLDMVQAAEKATGKEIPYEIVGRRPGDAAVVYADPTYALDLLGWKATRGLDEICADGWRWQSANPHGYGSA; encoded by the coding sequence ATGTCCAAGATCCTCGTGACCGGCGGCGCCGGATACATCGGCAGCCACACCTGTGTCGAGCTTCTCGAGAACGATCACGACCTCGTGGTGATCGACAGCCTGGACAACAGTTCCGAAGAGGCGCTTACGCGCGTGCAAGAGCTGACCGGCAGGTCTCTCACCTTTCACCAGGTAGATCTTGTCGATGCGGCGAAGACGGATGAGATCTTCGCTGAGGGCGGGTTCGACGCGGTGGTGCATTTCGCCGGTCTAAAGGCGGTTGGGGAGTCGACGGAGATCCCCCTTCGCTACTACCAGAACAATCTGATCGGGACCCTGAACCTGTTGGACTCGATGACTCGGCACGGGGTGAGGGACCTGGTCTTCTCCTCTAGTGCGACGGTTTACGGGGAGCCGGAGACGGTGCCGATCACCGAGGACGCTCGGCTGGGGGCGACGAATCCGTATGGGCGGACGAAGCTCTTCATAGAAGAGATCTGTCGAGACGTTGCCGCGGTTGGGGATCAGGCTTGGCGAATCATCCTGCTCCGGTACTTCAATCCGGTCGGAGCGCATCCGAGCGGACGGATGGGCGAGGACCCATCGGGTATCCCGAACAACCTGATGCCGTTCATCATGCAAGTAGCAGTCGGTCGCCGAGAGCGTCTGAAGGTCTTCGGGAACGACTACCCGACGCCCGATGGGACCGGCGTGCGCGACTACATCCACGTCGTGGACCTCGCGCAGGGTCATCTCGCGGCTCTTGAATCTCTAGGCAACATAGAAGGGTGCGTGGCAGTGAATCTAGGTACCGGACGTGGTTACTCCGTCCTCGACATGGTGCAGGCTGCGGAGAAGGCAACGGGCAAGGAGATCCCGTACGAGATCGTAGGTCGACGGCCGGGAGACGCCGCGGTTGTCTATGCCGATCCAACCTATGCGCTCGACCTTCTGGGATGGAAAGCGACGCGCGGGCTCGACGAGATCTGCGCGGACGGGTGGCGCTGGCAGAGCGCGAACCCGCACGGGTACGGGAGCGCCTGA
- a CDS encoding flavin reductase family protein yields MGFKQIDPSELPGREAYHLLTGLVVPRPIGWVSTLSAAGVRNLAPHSYFNAISSDPLIVHFTSTGTKDSLVNARDTGEFVVNIVSRDLVEQMNLTAANFPPEEDEFSWAGLDAAPSMTVTPPRVAAAKAALECRVEQIVQLGNGSMVFGRALCVVIDEAVMRDGRVDPALLAPVARLGGSTYTDASRGLFDLKRPTWDELKLQRER; encoded by the coding sequence GTGGGTTTCAAGCAGATCGATCCATCCGAGCTGCCGGGCAGAGAGGCGTACCACCTCCTGACCGGCCTGGTCGTACCTCGCCCCATCGGGTGGGTATCCACGTTGTCCGCAGCGGGCGTCCGGAACCTGGCTCCGCACAGCTATTTCAACGCGATCTCGAGCGACCCCTTGATCGTGCACTTCACCTCGACGGGGACGAAGGACTCACTCGTAAACGCCCGTGACACAGGAGAGTTCGTCGTCAACATCGTGAGCCGCGACCTCGTCGAGCAGATGAACCTGACGGCGGCGAACTTCCCGCCCGAGGAAGATGAGTTCTCTTGGGCTGGACTGGACGCAGCGCCTTCGATGACGGTAACGCCCCCGCGCGTGGCCGCCGCGAAGGCCGCGCTCGAGTGCCGCGTCGAGCAGATCGTCCAGCTGGGAAACGGCAGCATGGTCTTCGGACGAGCGCTCTGCGTGGTGATCGACGAAGCGGTGATGAGAGATGGGCGGGTAGACCCAGCGCTGTTGGCACCAGTTGCTCGTCTCGGCGGCTCGACCTACACCGACGCGTCGCGCGGTCTCTTCGACCTGAAGCGCCCAACCTGGGACGAGCTGAAGCTGCAACGAGAACGCTGA
- a CDS encoding zinc ribbon domain-containing protein, with amino-acid sequence MDDDEQRPQPEEQDDTTDGENKRPDDTLAQDKTCPECGAPVDDVRASCMNCGYEYKDEDHENMEAGNEFMSGSQIDEGGNELPDEEPPATAPADEDTEDTEE; translated from the coding sequence GTGGACGACGACGAGCAGCGACCGCAGCCCGAAGAGCAGGACGACACCACCGATGGCGAGAACAAGCGGCCGGATGACACGCTCGCACAGGACAAGACCTGCCCGGAGTGTGGCGCGCCGGTAGACGACGTTCGCGCCAGCTGCATGAACTGCGGGTACGAATACAAAGACGAGGACCACGAGAACATGGAAGCGGGCAACGAGTTCATGTCGGGCAGCCAGATCGACGAGGGAGGCAACGAGCTGCCGGATGAGGAACCACCGGCGACCGCGCCGGCCGACGAGGACACCGAGGACACCGAGGAGTAA